One part of the Solanum dulcamara chromosome 3, daSolDulc1.2, whole genome shotgun sequence genome encodes these proteins:
- the LOC129882184 gene encoding ABC transporter G family member 20-like, with protein sequence MSSLCGGDDMSSASDLPFLGPRNNMEFQEFSRKPRHNVSVTLGELLKCVGDSAEEQNQVLELGNHSNYATTTPSSFPFVLSFHNLTYSVKVKNKMVLPRWLRRGDKEDELSSDNNMKVLLNDISGEAREGEIMAVLGASGSGKSTLIDALADRISRESLKGKVTLNGEVLESKLLKVISAYVMQDDLLFPMLTVEETLMFSAEFRLPRTLSKSKKKARVQVLIDQLGLRNAAKTVIGDEGHRGVSGGERRRVSIGIDIIHDPIVLFLDEPTSGLDSTSAYMVVKVLQRIAQSGSIVIMSIHQPSYRILSLLDRLIILSRGHTVLISPPSSLQQFFAEFGNPIPENENRIEFALDFIRELEGTPNGTKNLMEFNKTWQKEKHSTTTSSSSSFYNGPKPSLKDAISASVSRGKLVSGATNIDPNLSSSNVPKFANPFWVDMVVIAKRSMLNSMRMPELFGMRFGAVVVTGIILATIFWKLDNSPKGVQERLGFFAFAMSTTFYTCAEAIPVFLQERYIFMRETAYNAYRRSSYVVSHAIISLPSILVLSIAFAVTTYWSVGLAGGFSGFLYFLLFLFASFWAGSSFVTFLSGVIYNIMMAYTVVVAILAYFFLFSGFFISRDRIPPYWLWFHYMSLVKYPYQGVLHNEFSDANKCFVKGVQIFDASPLRVVPDPLKIKLLQNMSKTLGMNITSTTCLTTGSDILKQSGVNDLNKWTCFWITIGLGFFFRILFYFALLIGSKNKRR encoded by the coding sequence ATGTCTAGTCTTTGTGGAGGTGACGACATGTCTTCAGCCAGTGATCTTCCATTTTTAGGCCCAAGAAACAACATGGAATTTCAAGAATTCAGCAGAAAACCAAGGCACAATGTCTCTGTCACACTAGGTGAGCTATTGAAATGCGTTGGCGACTCGGCTGAGGAACAAAACCAAGTTCTTGAACTTGGGAATCACTCTAATTATGCTACTACTACTCCTTCATCATTTCCCTTTGTTCTTTCCTTCCATAATCTAACATATAGTGTTAAAGTCAAAAACAAAATGGTACTTCCTAGGTGGTTGAGGAGGGGAGATAAGGAAGATGAGTTGTCATCCGATAATAACATGAAGGTATTGTTGAATGACATATCAGGAGAAGCCAGAGAAGGTGAAATCATGGCTGTTCTTGGAGCTAGTGGCTCAGGAAAATCAACGTTGATCGATGCCCTTGCAGATCGAATATCAAGGGAAAGTCTTAAAGGGAAAGTTACTTTGAATGGTGAAGTTCTTGAATCAAAACTTCTCAAGGTTATCTCAGCATATGTTATGCAAGATGATCTTTTGTTCCCAATGTTAACAGTTGAAGAAACACTCATGTTCTCAGCTGAGTTCCGTCTTCCAAGGACTTTATCTAAGTCCAAGAAGAAAGCTAGAGTTCAAGTGTTGATCGATCAATTAGGCCTTAGAAATGCTGCCAAGACAGTGATTGGTGATGAAGGCCATAGGGGAGTTTCTGGTGGCGAAAGAAGGCGTGTTTCTATTGGTATTGACATAATTCATGATCCTATTGTCCTGTTTCTTGATGAGCCAACTTCAGGACTTGATTCCACTAGTGCATATATGGTGGTAAAAGTCTTGCAAAGAATAGCACAAAGTGGTAGTATTGTGATCATGTCAATTCATCAGCCTAGTTATAGAATTTTGAGTCTTTTGGACCGTTTGATCATCCTTTCGCGTGGACACACGGTCTTGATTAGTCCTCCTTCAAGTCTACAACAATTTTTTGCTGAATTTGGGAATCCAATTCCTGAAAATGAAAACAGGATAGAGTTTGCTTTGGATTTCATCAGAGAACTTGAAGGAACTCCAAATGGCACCAAGAATTTGATGGAATTCAATAAAACATGGCAAAAGGAAAAACACTCAACTACTActagcagcagcagcagcttTTACAATGGACCAAAACCATCACTCAAAGATGCCATAAGTGCAAGTGTTTCAAGAGGGAAATTAGTCTCAGGAGCAACGAATATCGACCcaaatctttcttcttcaaatgTCCCAAAATTTGCTAATCCATTTTGGGTAGATATGGTTGTGATAGCCAAAAGATCAATGCTGAATTCCATGAGAATGCCTGAGCTATTTGGTATGCGTTTTGGCGCTGTCGTTGTCACTGGGATTATCCTAGCCACAATATTTTGGAAATTGGACAATTCTCCAAAAGGGGTTCAAGAAAGGCTAGGCTTTTTTGCCTTTGCAATGTCCACAACCTTTTACACTTGTGCTGAAGCCATTCCTGTTTTTCTTCAAGAAAGGTACATTTTCATGAGAGAAACTGCTTATAACGCTTATCGTCGTTCCTCTTATGTTGTTTCACATGCCATTATCTCACTTCCATCCATATTAGTCCTCTCAATTGCCTTTGCTGTCACAACATATTGGTCAGTTGGACTAGCCGGTGGCTTTTCAGGTTTCCTTTACTTCTTGCTCTTCTTATTTGCCTCATTTTGGGCTGGGAGTTCATTTGTCACATTCCTCTCTGGTGTCATCTACAATATCATGATGGCCTACACAGTCGTGGTCGCGATCCTAGCTTATTTCTTTCTGTTCAGTGGCTTCTTCATTAGTCGCGATCGGATCCCTCCTTATTGGTTATGGTTTCACTATATGTCCTTAGTGAAATACCCTTACCAAGGGGTGTTACATAATGAATTTTCTGATGCCAACAAGTGTTTTGTAAAGGGTGTTCAGATTTTCGACGCCTCGCCATTGAGGGTTGTCCCTGATCCCTTGAAGATCAAGTTGTTGCAAAACATGAGCAAGACTTTGGGAATGAACATAACAAGCACAACATGTTTGACAACAGGATCAGACATATTGAAGCAAAGTGGTGTGAATGACTTGAACAAATGGACTTGTTTTTGGATCACTATTGGTTTGGGATTTTTCTttaggattctcttctattttgCTTTGTTGATTGGAAGCAAAAATAAGAGGAGGTGA